Below is a genomic region from Indicator indicator isolate 239-I01 chromosome 2, UM_Iind_1.1, whole genome shotgun sequence.
agcctggagaaaaggaagctctggggagacccaatagcagccttccagtacctgaagggggcctacaagaaggatggggagagtctgtttacaaaggccaccagtgacaggaccaggggcaatggctttaagctggagaagagcagatttagattggacattaggaacaggttctttactatgagggtagtggaacactggaacaggttgcccagggaggtggttgagcccccttccctggagataatcaTGGTAAAGCTCgtcgaggccctgggcagcttggtctagttggggatgtccctgctgactggtgGGAGGTCAGACGAGCTGACCTTTGGCGGTCCTTTCTGGCTTGGACCATTCTACGATTTTTATAACGTAAGTATGATTATAACTTTCATAAATACGCTACTACTCAAGTCAAAGTTAGtctgacattttattttctggtaTACAAGATAGAGCATGAAGCCTTCAGGATCTTTTGATTTCatgaaaatattctgaagttGTCTTTTATTCCTCCTTGTTGAAGCTCAATAGTAACACAGGATTTTTGTTGTTAGTTTAAATCTAAACAGTGTGAGATACAGTGATTTTCTGCTTCCGTATCTTTTGATAGTGTTTAGTGAAATACTGACTTAATTTTCAAGAGGAGAATCTCTGTAAGCACTCATCCACAAAATGCTTGAGTATTCCTAATTGGACAACTGTAGTGGcatcacaggaaaacaaaaaaaggaatcaGTGTACAGCGAGGTCCCAGGGAATAGTATTAGAGGAGACTCTGAAGATGACTGATTCTTCTCCATTATGCAAGAATTTCACTAACACTGCTACAGATTTTCTTCAGGAGACTGAAAGTGGCCATCTCTTACAGAATACATTTCATTAGACTAAGTGAGAGTCACCATGTGGTTAGGATTCAAAATTTCAATCCAGTAGCCATCAGGATCCTGAACAAATGCAAGTCCTTTCATTTTACCTattagaaaacaacaacaaaagaacaaaatgagAGTTAAGATTACATGGCTAGTTCTTCATGTCCAGTATGAGtacttaaaaagaaatttttttcttctgtgtcagAACTAGCTCGAATGTAGACCGCTAATTCTGAATACATCTAAGTCAGCTTTCAATTGGCATTAGATATTTGTATGCTAAATTATCTAGCTTACTCTCAACAAAGTTTGTAGCTTAAAGTCACTTGGAAATTCTACCTTTCGTTGCTTAAGTTTTCTGCATATTCCTCTGTGTGTTCATCCTctaaaagaagtatttttgtgCTCCAGGGTGTTTTTATACTGTCTTTGCCAGTATGTATTCCCTACCTCCACGATGAAGTTTCATGTtactgatttttgtttgttcccccctccccatgccAATGTGGTTTACCATACATATCTGTACCACTTcataaaaaaatcttaaatcAAGAAATCTGCATTCAAGTTAAGTTTTCAGCTACGCATCTTCTATTTGCTTCAGCTGAGAACACAGTGAGCAAGACAAGAATCACTTAAGTCTCTCCTCAATTAGTTgttcttagaaagaaattcccCTCGACATAAATCTGGAAGATCAGTTCCAATACACAGAAACTAAAGCTTTGTGCACTAATGTTACTTTTgatctaaaaaaaaccccaccattaATACAGGCAACAGTCTGGTTTCTGAAGCCAAAAGGGAGATGTATTGCATATTTGTGTATGCTGCTATTAGGTGTTCATTTTAGAATTTTCATGAATCTCATGAGAAAGAATCCCGTTGAAAAATGCCTCCGATTTCTGTGTTTTAGGCTGTTTTGTTACAGACATTCTTTATGCACTCTCCAGACATTTGAGGTATACATTACGCATTTTTTAGTAGAAGTTATACCAGTCAAATATGATATACACTAATGAGGCTATTTCTACAAAACAGTTATAAACAGTTATGACAGAACAGTTATAACAGTAGCAGCTAGTAGGTGGAATTAGGTGTATTTAAACAAGAATAGCCAGAAGAGTCAAGAATTACTCAGTTTCAATGTGTGGGAGTAATTATGGATTCTTAGTCACCTTATTTTCATATAATAAGGACCAAACAGATAGGACATGTGTGAACTTGGTACGTATTAAAGTAAATTTTGTAATAACTCTATGCAGTAGTATACATAGTAAACTACGACAGCAAAACAGCATATAAATTTTAGTAAAAGTCAGACAACAGACAGAAGGCACTTAGCCAGACTAACTAAATATTGTGCCAAGATGGCTCTATTGTCAGTTTTGCCTCCATGAGAAAGTGCAGGAATAACTGGTTCTAGTGCCTTCTAAGCAATAAAGCACTAGTAATTGTCTAGGAGTATCCGCTACACAGAATAcattaaaagcaagaaaaaaacatgaCTTGCATTTCTGATCAAGACTTACCATCATCTGGTTTCTTCACAAATTTCACTCCTAGTTCTTCAAACCTCTTACAAGCTTTATAGACATCAGGGACAGCAATTCCAATGTGTCCTGTGCAAAAAAGTAAGAGTGACAAACACTGTTAAGCATTCTTCTGTGTCCTAGCAAAAAGTTTGCTCAGCATTTCACCTTTTGTAAAAAGTTTCCACGCTATAGTTGACATAAGATATGACTGTGTACAAGAAAAATGTTGCTTCCAGAAAGAACATTTTGAGTATTAACATTATTCTCCCTTAGAAGTTGGATTTTTGATAACACCTTTTCAAATAGAAATTCTGGAGTTAAAATATCTTATATTGCTTAGAAGAGAAATATTATCTAGACtaccaaaaaaatattttccaaatggTTTACGTGTATTTCCTTTCCTGAAGCATGCCCACATAACATGATTTTGTTGCATCAGCCCAGTTCAACTGAACAAGGAGTTTATTGCTAATGCTGTATTTGTAGCAACTAATCCTGGCACTATGCAAGGCCTGAGTTTACAAATCAATTCAGAAATTTTAAATgtcagattcatagaatggtctgggttggaagggacctctgaaggtcatctagcccaaccccctctgcagtaagcaggggcaaccgcaactaggtcaggttgcccagagccctgtcacgCCTCCCCTtaaatatgtccagggatggggccctaaCCAcgtccctgggaaacctgttccagtgttccactaccttcacagtaaagaacctgttcttaacatccaatctaaatctgctcttctctagtttgaggccattgcccctcgtcctatcactccaggcctttgtaaacagtctctcttcatccctctcgtaggcccccttcaggtactggtagGCTGCTATTGGGTCTCgccaggctgcacaacctcagttccctcagcctgtcattgtcgcagaggtgctccaacccctgatcattgtcatggtcctcctctggactcgctccatcagctctatgtccttcctgtattgagggctccagacctggacacagtattccaggtgaggtctcaccagagcaaagtggcagaatcacatcACTTGATCTGCAGGCCACGCATCTTTGGTTCAATCCCAGGATGCAAACGTCAAATGGCTAGATTTGAGTATGAAACTTAGTTCACAAGGCAGTGACTTTTCAAGCACTCAAAATACCAAATCCAGCCATGTGAACACCATCCTCAGTGCTACAAACAGGAATTCTAGATTAAAATGGGTAACAAGTGGATTATAAAATAGAAATCCAAATGTCTATCAGCCTAAACACCATGATAACCTGATACAGAACAGCAATTACTGTTCTTCATTCAGTAGTTACTATTAGCATCTGTTTGCTTGCCAAAGGattaaattctttacagaaaacATAACTGTGGCTCATTACTCTGAGCCATTTGTTCACTATTTTCATGATCTTTCACAGCATACAAGACACAAGAAGAGAGACAAAGGACAGGATGCAAGTTCCCATCTTTCCTACTGCTAGTATGTTTTCTTCAACCTactaaaatatcttttcatCCATACAagtttaaaatacttttctactagttctcattttaaaaaaaaccctacggCATGAACTTACCCAATAACATTTGTTTATATAGaatttttaatatttgtatAGAATATATatagattaaaaacaaaccaaagcatttCAAATTCCATTTTTCCCCAATACAGAAGACTTAAAACGTAATCACAATAAACCAAAGCTTACATTTACAAACACAGACCTACCAAATCCTCGGGGATCTGAATTGCCATTGTGATAAGACTGATTTTCATCATTTTCAGTGCCCCAGTTGCTGTAAGAAATAATTATTATTGAAGGAAATTTAAGGAAAGTGTCCAAATTAACAATCCTAAATGTTGTTTCCTCAGAAGGGTAAGTTCAttcttagaaaagaaaaaaaaaaattagctttcAGCTGAATTCATTAGACTTGGAAGACCTTCCCTAGTCATAGGTCCTGAGGCTAATCCAGTCATGTTCACAGCCCCTCGCTAGAATTCAGGTTCTAGATTTGAATGAGGCAGAGACACTCTTGTCTCACTCAGATTAGACACAAGGTTGCACTGCATGAGTCAGTTTATCTACCCATCTCTGGGGAACAAACAGTGAGGGTAGCAGGTCCTGAAGCTAAGCCAGATAGAATCTCTCGATGACTTCGCTTTCTGCACAATTACTGTGACTAGTAGCATTAAGGAAATACCTTGTTTACATGAATTGTATGTTTCTGACAATACCTCTTtcaattagaatcacagaatcatagaacgttagaggttggaagggacctccagagatcatcgtgtcaaacccccctgccaaagcagaatcacctaggatagcccacacaggaatgcaaccaggcaggttttgaaagtctctagagaaggagactccacaacctctctgggcagccattAGATTCCAAAAGTAGCCAGACTAGATTCTTGAAAAGCAACAGTTATCCATTATTAGGATACTCTGGGGCTCCAAAGACAGTTCTAACCATGCTAGGTTTTCCTAAATTCTGTGGCTTACCTACCCCAGATGGCATGCATATTGAAAATATAGCAAGCATTACTTCGTATTTATGTACCACGGCTCACCTAGAAGTTTGAAAGAGCtctgaagagagaaagattAAATTTGCCAAGTACCTGAGATCTCAGTTTTGTAACAGTGAAGATGTTTCCACAGTAATTATTAAACTTTTGATTCAATCCAACAGGATTCCTATTCATCCACTTCTGTTTAATCATTGTTACCTAAATGTCATCTCTCATCATGCTAATACTTACTGTGTCAGTTCAAGTGTAGCTTTTCTGGAGAAGGTCCAAGCTGTTCTCTCAGTTTTATCTTTTGGAATCTCATTTTTATCTTCATACCCCAGGAAATAGAGCGAGAACTTCATAGTAGGAAAGTCAAATTTTTGAAGCAGTCTAAAAGGCAACATTTATTTTGAAAGAGTAACTGAAAAATGTAATCAGGTACTTTGCAAACAAACCAAGATGCTGCCccacagaaataaatatttaaagacaAGATTACAAAACAAACATACTTTAGATACAATGCTTTTACAATTTCAATACCTAAGTATAATGATAAAACCATTTCAGATGTGACAATCAACTAAAAAAATACTTGAGCATTTTTTGTAGGATGTTTAATGAGAACAAGTAGGCATGCAAAACtaatcaattttatttttcaacttACAAggtatttaatttttatgttcTCTCCACCTAAAGtggaagtaatttattttactttagaCTGGACTCATGATGTTTAGAATTTTGAAATAACTCATTTAAAATGTCAAGAATGTGCACAGAGTCTTAGCATAAACACATCAAGCTGCTGCAGGGTATCTGCCTTCCACTAGCCTTCTCCAAAAAAACTGAGTTTGGAGCTTGTCCATTGCCTTGGTCTCTTCTGACCAGATGTAGTCATGAACTACGTCTGAGATAAATTTAAGATTATAATCTTGATTACAATCACAGTCAGAAAAGTTCCTGTTAGCTACAGGCTCAGCGAGGAGAATGTAAGCAAGCTGATCACTGCTAATTAATGACCtctgtaaaaaaaacaaagaaatttctAGTCAAGGCCAATATTAGTTCATTTGCAGCTTAGGCATCGACTGTGCTATGGGAGTTCTCAAAGACTGCCAGGCTGTCCAACTGGGCATCATCTGATGGGCCAGCATTGTTTATGTTGTTAGACCAATTACTGTAATTACATCAAAGTAACAAAAAACCTTTCATAAGAATAGCAGGGGGGCAAGAAAGGTATTTTGGCATACAACTTTtactccccctctactcagctctggtgagaccccacctggagtactgcatccagttctggagcccctattacaagagggatatggacatgctggaacgtgtccagagaagggccaccaggatgatcagagggttggagcactactcctatgaggacagactgaaagagttggggatgttcagtctggagaagagaaggctctgaggtgaccttattgtggctttccaggatctgaagggggcctacaagaaagctggggagggactttttaggatatcaggtagtgataggactagggggaatgggataaagctggaagtggggagattcaggccggacgtgaggaagaagttcttcaccatgagcgtggtgagagcctggaatgggttgtccagggaggtggttgaggccccatccctggagatgtttaaggccaggctggatgaggctctggccagcctgatgtagtgtgaggtgtccctgcccatggcaggggggttggaactagatgatccttgtggtcccttccaactctgactgattctatgattctatgattctactcacGTCATTCCAAGAACTCTTGTATAAAAATCCAGAGACTTCTTAGGATCCTTTACTCTTAACATTGTTTGCTGAAACAAAAAATCCTGAGGGGAAAAATAGGTTCATTGCTTATACATCCACCAGGGTTTAATTTTGGGTATTAACAAAGATGCCTGTTAATAATGAACTGGCAGGTATACAAGTAACAAATAGAATACTATTAAGTGTAAATATTTATCTACACATTAAGTgtaaataaaaccttttttccTGATCCTACACATACAGATTTGTGTTAAATAAATGTCTTTGCAACCTAATGTTTAAAACAGATAAACAAACCAGCACTGTTATCATTAATATATTATCACTGGTATCACAAAAGGGGTATCATGCATATCCTTATTCACACGAACCACACCAAGCAAGTGTACGTTTGATATTGGACCTCATTGCAGACACTGAAATTAAATAAAGCTAAACCCCTTAAATCCTCAGTTCCATCCCGGCCGACGCTCTTCGCACCAGCGGGGGCAACCACCCGGCCGAGCGCCCGGCCGGCCCGGCCGCGGGGCGCTACCGGACGGCGGTTCACAACTGCCGGCCCAGCGCATCCGCCCTGTACCACGACCGTGAAACCGAGTCCAGCTAGCCGACGCCGTGACGGTCTCGCCGCACAAAGCGCACCCTAGGCGTCTGGCCTGCCGCGCAATCCCCGGCCATTCCTCTCAACAGTTCGGGACCCTTCCCGGCCCCATACCGCCACCCACATGCTGCACGTCCGCCCGTCAAAGGACGCGGCGGAGGGGCATGGGCGCTGCTGCCCACTCTCTCAGCGCCCGTAGTCCCCGGGACGCCTTCGTCACCCCCAACCACCCCACCTTCGTGCTGGCATCCGGCTCCGAGCAGGCGCCGTAAGCTGCCTCGTCGCTGAGGCCGCTGAGCTGCGCTTCTTCCGCCATGTCGGGAGAGGACAAGGTGCCGGACCCGGCTGTGGCGGCAGCCGCGGGAAGGCGGTCCTCCGCTTCGCCCCGCCCCAGGGGCGTacctccagctgtgctgctgcagaggggagaCAAGGGCAAGGGCAGAGCGCTGTGAAGATGTTCGGTCCTGTAAGCATTCACGGGAAGGAGAAGTCAATCTGTGGAGTTGAGTAGAGTAAAATGAAACCACCGATCTTGACGTGACCATTCGTCCCTCTAGCTGTCGTTCACAGGTCCCGAGGGTACCATGCAAACGCCCAAGCAGGTGTAGGGACCGTACTAATGTCCAG
It encodes:
- the GLO1 gene encoding lactoylglutathione lyase, translated to MAEEAQLSGLSDEAAYGACSEPDASTKDFLFQQTMLRVKDPKKSLDFYTRVLGMTLLQKFDFPTMKFSLYFLGYEDKNEIPKDKTERTAWTFSRKATLELTHNWGTENDENQSYHNGNSDPRGFGHIGIAVPDVYKACKRFEELGVKFVKKPDDGKMKGLAFVQDPDGYWIEILNPNHMVTLT